From the genome of Nasonia vitripennis strain AsymCx chromosome 1, Nvit_psr_1.1, whole genome shotgun sequence, one region includes:
- the LOC103317390 gene encoding uncharacterized protein LOC103317390 has product MNPDKVEIDIVDPDTGIQYFLKVSPNVANQVKNDDNMRHQLLQHMKKMSDGEIVKMSTAMKSPSNLLGPSNKEHLQETGLPLKTMSVPNNFQSNADSPDSDTDNELEPYIDSAKKLNELSSMARSSYSPIHNAENYSFGREENNDEQGTKCDDLRKRKYNKQTSSTNKVRKNNYNDVTEFDV; this is encoded by the exons ATGAATCCCGATAAAGTAGAGATAGATATAGTAGACCCTGATACGGGTATACAATACTTTCTAAAAGTCAGCCCAAATGTTGCCAATCAAGTAAAAAATG ATGATAACATGCGACACCAACTATTGCAGCATATGAAAAAGATGAGTGATGGtgagatagtaaaaatgtCAACAGCAATGAAATCACCTTCTAACTTGCTTGGTCCTAGCAACAAAGAGCATTTACAAGAAACGGGATTGCCTTTAAAAACTATGTCTGTGCCAAATAACTTCCAATCGAATGCTGATTCGCCCGATTCAGATACAGATAATGAGTTGGAACCATATATTGAtagtgcaaaaaaattaaatgaactCAGCAGCATGGCTCGTTCATCTTATTCCCCAATTCATAATGCTGAAAACTATAGTTTTGGACGTGAGGAGAACAATGATGAACAAGGAACAAAATGTGATGATTTACGTAAGAGGAAATACAATAAACAAACTAGTTCAACCAATAAAGTCAGGAAGAACAATTACAATGATGTTACTGAGTTTGATGTGTAG